The DNA region TGAAATATATGCTTAGGCGCGTTcgtgaaaaaaaagaaagaccTTGGTGAGTACTGAGTGCTGTTTCGGAACAAATAGAGGCCTTCAGCATAAATACTATCTAGCATATTGTCCACAAGTTAAAAGCTTAAAATTTACAGTAAAATTTTATGTACTTGTTGCACAATAATACCCAGTTGCGCACGTTACCTCTGCCCAGCCGACGCACACTTCGACCTCCTCAAATCCATGACCGATCCTATCAGAACCGACCTTCTGAAACATCGACAGCGTGCTGACTGTTGACGCAGGCTTGATCACCAAGTCATCACCGATCACAAATCGCTGTTTCTCCTTAACGAACATTTCTCTTCTTACTAGTTGGTTGTACACATGCACAACTCTGCCCATGACCTTCCAACACTTGCAGTCTGAGCCGCGTCCTTGTTCACTTGGCTGGCTCATGACTATCTTACGGAAGCAGTCGCACGGCATCCAGTGCAACGGACACCGAAGATGATGCCTTTTTGGTTGTTgttgttgatgatgatgaattaGATCGGTGTAAGTACAACAGCTGCGTAAATGCTCAATGTGATAGTAAACTGTAGTATCATGAAAGAGAGAGGGGATACGTACTGCTACTGCGATTCCTCGACGTGAGGCCTGAGAAGCATGCCGTGGCACGCATCACCCTTCAACAGGTTGCTGCCCCTGAGTTGGCTCACACTCGCGCGGAGGCTGGAGAGGCAGCCGGGCGACGCCTCGCCCGCGCAGAACTGCACGGCCGAGACTGGAAGCGTCAGGAAGCTGAGCAGCACGTCGACGAAGTCGGAGCCCGCGTCGGCGAACAGGACGCGGTCCCGggagctgtccacggcgagcCTGATCTTGATGCCGGCCATAGCTCGCTCAGCCCTTTCTGCTTCCGGACCCTATGGCTGCAGACTGCTGCAGTATGAGATTCAGGGTCTTGTTTAGATCGCTTCCAAATttcaaatttttacactctctctccatcacatcaattttaggacacatgcatggagcagtaaatgtacgtaaaaaaataactaattgtacagtttaattgtacatcacgagacgaattttttaagcctagttagtctataattagataaaatttgtcaaatacaaacgaaaatgCTACAGTATTAAAAAGTTCCAAAAATTATAAAAACTTGCAATCTAAACGGGCCCAAATTGAAGTCCAAGAAACGATGGTGCGCAGCTAACATTACAGGCATCGTCTACGACTGCGATAGGTCGAATTGAAGTCATGGAGAAAATGACGCATCGGGAATCAGTAGCATTGGGAATCTGAAAAGTTTAATGGTGGTACCAGAATACCAAGATTTACGCGGGCTCCTATGTAACTTGCGTGGCAATATGGCTTTAAAGTCCATCCGGTCCAAATTAGAGATCTAAATTCAACATTTcataaaattaaattcaaaatttttaaaaaatacatcaatatttaaaaatattagATTCAACATTTTTCAGAAACAGATATCAACATTTTAAAAAGAAGTACTACCATCAACATTTTTCACAATCTATTTCAACATTTTGAAAAAAATGGATTCAACATTTTTTAAAGCTAAATCAACATTTTTTTAAATGGATCTTCCTAACTCCTCCTCCGGGAAGCAGCAGATGCGGcaggagcagcaggcggcggcggcgcgcgcacgCGGGGCTGGGAGAAGGCAgcagcggcgcgcaggcgggggcggggggAGCAGCAGATGCGGTAGcaggagcagcaggcggcggcgcacgcGGGGGCTTGGGGAGCAGCAGGTGGCGGAGGCGCGCGCGACGGCGGGAGGAGcacgcggcggcgaggagcagcAGGCGGCAGAGGGCGGGCGGGTGCGGCGGGCGGCCGGCAGGAAaccgtggaggcggcggcgaacgGTAGGAGAGAAGGCGTAGGGTACGAAATCGGATGGATGGGAGCACGCGCACGAATCTCAAACGCTGGTAGCCACGTAAGAAAAAAAACTACCGAAAGCTATATAGGTTTGGCGAAGATTGACCGTATTCTGCTGGCCCTACCCCGTTGGCCCTTGAGTGGTTTGCGGGCTTGCAACCGCCACCAAAAGCCCACCATCGGTGACGGGCTGGCACATTATAATCGAGCCCATGAACAGACTGACCGGCCCACCTAAACGCTCTCTCTCTCGTCCATCCCCGCGACCCATTTCGTTCGTCGGGGCCTCTCCCCCCCGTCGCTCTCTGCCCTCCACCACCATTCCACCTCCGGACTTCACCTCTCGTACTTCCCCGTCGGAACATGGGATCGAAGGCCTCCCCGGTAAGCTCCCGATGACCCAATCCACCTCGTTGGCTCTTATCCTTGAGCATATGATCCGATTGCGTCCAACCCTTGCGAGTCTCAGTGCCTAGGCGAATCGCCTTGTTTTATTTGGTAAGTGATTAATCGCAATTTTGTTGTGGCCGGGGAATTCTGGACGCCTGTGACCCAAGAATTCCGTTCCTCGTATGCGATTGGGTTCAAAGGTCGTGATCCTCATGCGACTACCGTACACTCCCGTCATCCTAATTCGTAGTGGTAGGGTTGTCGATGTCATAATCATCACATAATCGTGGCTTAGACAGGGACAAAGTTAAAGCGGCGAAAGCAGCAGTCATAAGTACGGTCTTTCTCTATCATATTTTTCAATTGCTTAGGATCCGGTGGGCCCGAAATTTTCCTTTCAGCTTAGTCAACTCTAGACTTCTCTACAGTTTTTGTGTTTTGGGTTTGACGATTCTTTGTTTATCCACTCGCCGAATTGCAGCCATTTTCAGCTTGATATTCTTATCTGCTTCTCGCGATACATTTGTAATTTGTTAACTCTGCCTCCAACCTTGTTGCTTGTTGCTGCAGATGGATCCATTCGAAATTCGGGATAACTCGAAGAAATCCAATAAGCCCAAATGTATTAGCCCCTGTGCCCTTTTCTTTTCGTTTGTCTTGCAAATGCATGTTGTGTTATCCAAAGATTTTATTAGGGTGTAACATTATTTGTATAAAATGTTGAGTGCGATATAATGTGTACATTAAGACTCTGACCTTCCTATGCGCAGATTCTAAGTTTACACAGCAGGAGCTTCCAGCATGCAAACCACTGCTAACTCCAGCAATTGTAATTAGCTAACCCACTGATCAATATTCTATTATTTTCGAATAAATGTTTGCTATACTGTCTATTGGATTTATGAGCCTCTTTCATGAGAACAGGTCATTTCTGCCTTCTTACTGGTTGGCATCCTATTTGTCCCAATTGGTCTTGCATCGTTTTCTGCATCACAAGAGgtacttcaaaaaaaaaaatttgaATGCATTTTGTATTTGTTGGTTTTTATATATTGTGCAGTTTTTTAGTCTGTGACTTGACTTCAATGCAGATTGTGGAGCTGATAGATAGATATGATACAAATTGTGGGCCCATGACTGATAAGGTTGGGTACATTCAGGACTCTAAGACTAATAAATCATGCACAAGAACTCTAACTGTGAGTATGACAGCTAAAGTTTGGTTTATTTGAGTTAGTAAGTGTGAAGGATTACCCTTATTTATTGCTCGTGCGTTAAGATGCAATCTTTCATCTTTTACCCACCAGAATTTGTAGTGAACTAAATGGTTGCTGTATGCCACTAGGTGCCTAAGCATATGAAGAGCCCAATTCAAATATATTACCAGATTGGTGACTTCTATCAGAACCATCGACGGTATATTCTTCAACCAAATCTTTTATCCAAAAAACTTCATTGCTTCCAGTTGTTTTATATCAAATGCATTAAGTCATTAACAGGCACACTGAACCATGTCACTGTTGAACTAAATATCATATGTCCTTTTATATCTACTGCACTAGCAGGAACATTGAACTGTTATGAATTGACTTTGATGATGTTATCTACTTAGAAATTATGCTGACATTCAGACACCATTTTATTACTCATTTTTTCTAAGGTACGTGAAAAGTCGTAGTGATAAACAATTGCTGTATAAGGATGCTGCACACTTGACAAAAGATTGTGATCCTGAAGGTTAtagtgctgatggtgctccAATCGTTCCATGTGGCCTAGTGGCTTGGAGTTTGTTCAATGATACATATACAATTTCAGTCAACAAGAAAGCGATTGAAGTGAATAAAAAAGATATAGCTTGGCAGAGTGACAAGAACAAAAAATTTGGCAATGATGTTTATCCCAGGAACTTTCAGAATGGAAATCTCATAGGTGGTGCTAGGCTAAATGCGAGCATACCGGTACATTTCTCTCTATCTTCAAACATGTAATATTTTCACCACTTCTACATCTATTTTCTTCTAGATATCGACCTAATTTAATCATTTTCTTTCCATTTTTCTCTGTGAATTGTTTAGTTAAGTGAGCAAGAAGATCTCATTGTTTGGATGAGAACTGCTGCCCTTCCAACTTTCAGAAAGCTTTATGGCAGAATTGAGACAGATATTATGGCAAACGATCaaataactgttgttatacagAACAACTATAACACATATAGTTTTGGAGGGTCTAAAGCATTGGTCCTTTCAACTACATCTTGGATTGGAGGCAAAAATAAATTCATTGGTGTTGCATATCTGATTGTAGGTGGTTTGTGCCTTTTTCTTGCACTGGTTTTCGTAGTTCTCTACATGTTTAAGCCGAGGTATAGTATATTTGTTTATCTCAGATTAATGTATTTTCCTTGATTATGTGATGCAAATACTAGGAGCCAAATGGTTGTCTTCCTCGTATTATGACTGTAGCAGTGGGAACATTACATCATTCCTTTCAGGACTCTTGGAGACCCCTCATTCTTGTCATGGAACAGATATACTCTGGACTATCCAAACTAATACGCTGGAATCTGTTCTTTATGAACATAGAAGAGCACTTACATGGGTAAGTATGTTGCACTTAAATGAGCTTGCTATTGACCCCTCGTCTCTTGAACTTGTGTAGTGTGCTATTGACTCCAGAGCCATAACATGATTTATGGTAGAAAATGTACTGTATTAATTTCACCTGGCAACACGTTGTGACTTGACTAAAATACTTACTTCGATTCATAATCCACTTCTTATTTTTATAGTTCCTTACTTGTATCACGCAAAGATAGTAGCCTCCAAGCCCAAGTGGCTAATGTTATTTTTGATATATTTCTCTAAAGAGTTTTCATTTCAGCTTTGTGTCATTTGTGTTTTATCTACTTGTAACCTGAACACTGTGACTAATCATTAATCAAGCTGTGCAAGCAACTAGTATCTCAGTTTGTAAATTTTTTAGGACAGATCAGTCAAGAAAATACAAGTTACCTGCATATATCGAATTGAGAACAACTGTTTCAGTTTCAAAAACGGGTTATTTGATAATTGCATAAAATTTCTTCAACATGGACACATTGGTCTTGGTTTGTAGTAACTTATTAAATGATCAACAGACGTCCTCATTTtgaataaaaaaaaagaaaataaaaatgatCAACAGACCAAATAGCAGTTGCTTCTCAACATATTTTGAAGAAAGTTCAATATATCTTTCTCAACTGTGTAATCTAATCCGTGTTGCAAACCTTCTGTTCAGATCAGTTTGTCAGTAACTTAAAGTGATTCTATCAACTAGTTGCCACTGTATGCGAGTAACTTAAAGCTTGAAAACTAGTAACTTAGAGCTTGAAAAGTGATTCTATCAACTAGTAACTTAAAGCTTGAAAAGTCTTTGTGTTCATCTGGGCTCATCATTGGCAGGGCAGGGTTATAGGCTCCATGGGTGCGGACATGCTCCTGGTGCACATTTCAGGGCCAATCTCAGTGACCCCTTCTTCCTGTGTAATTATAATTCCGCTGATCAGCAACCTTGTTCTGAAGATGTCGTTAATTCATTAAATGAAAGGAAAAAGGTAGCATAGAGAAAACACAGCCCAATACCTTTGCAAGGTTCCTGAAGTAAATTGTTGTGTAGTTCCCCGTTGGGAAGAAAACTTCTATTAGATCTCCAAGAACCAACTGAGGCTGGGAGATAGCTCCATCATACCAATCTTAaggaaaaagaaggacaatgtCTATTATACCATTTCTTTGAGATGGAAAAATCAATTAGATCATTACACGAGTGAAAGATATGAATCTGGAGTTTTAGCAATAAGAATGCTTCTATTACCAAGTGTCCCAGAAACTCCTATCCTTTTGTCAAACCTCCATATGCTGCGGTTTGATACAAAACTAAAACAGGAGTCTTGGCTAACATTAATATTCTCCAAAAACGTGGATAGTTTGTACTCTGCAGGCTCCAAAGCATATGTCTGATCTATTACCACGTCCACTGTCTGGAAATATATGTGAACCAAGCTTAATTAGATGATAAGTGTTGTCATTGAAAAATGTGTCAAGTAATAGATCATTTGGTGTTTTGCAGGAACTGTTTATTTGATATAATTCAAATGTTAATTTTTTTTCAAAGTTACTCTGCTGAGAAAAAAAAGTGAAGGGGCCTTTTGTGCACCATATGCAACAGCGAGCGGGTCAAGTATCTAACATTATAAAGTGGTAATATTAGATTCAATACGATTGATACTCACACAAAGAATAGCATGAAAGTTGTCCATATCCTCTGAATCCGAACTATTAAATCTCTTATTTGTAATAGTTGCATCGACAATTTCTGCTCCTGCATCTGTGACGTACTGCTCATGAAACCAAACATGCACATCAGCGGTCCACACTCCACATTTCTTTTGTTTATTTGACAACTACACTATGTAGCCTTCGATAGAAAGCGATCATACCTGTAAGGCATAACTTTCTTTGACGAATGTCCACATTCCCTACAGCGGTAGATGGAGCAGGTTTGTGATTAAGAGCATATGTTATTTAACTTGAATTTATGAGAAAGTTACCATTTTACTGGTTTTGTAGTTGCATACCTGTGTGTATACAATCCACGCTACTATAGGCTTGAATCTCGTGCTAAGGTTTGCTGCTGCTTTGCTTAAGCACAAGTAGTTTCTCTTTATCTGCAATGACATGCTACAGAAATGAAACAAATAGTCCGCAAAGCGTGGTTTGATGGCACTGTCATATGACATAAAACCATACTTTAGTGCATATGCTGATATGCATTATAATTCAAATAGAGTACGTTTGGTGGTCTTAACTGCATCATAGACAGCATTTGCCCTGTCTTCAGAATTTGCGAAAGTTCCCAAGTACTTGATCCACTCAGCCCTCTGCAGAGAACCATTGAACAGACAGTATCTAAGTTTTAGGCATATGAACAACTAGACAAGTTCCAGAGGAGCTCAGGTTCCTGTTACTGCTCTACCTGCAATGGTGTATCCTCTTCCAAGGGTACATATGCTGCAAAATTGCAACCTTTATCGTCATCTATATTGCTTATGAATTGTGCACTAAACTGCGAGAGTGTCTGTGCATCAGTCCTATTAACAAGTTGGGTATTTCCACTGGTGTACGATTGGAGGACACACTGAGAAGCAACTTGgtttgatgttattcccttcaAGCTTTCTAGCACTCCAAGTAGCTGCAGACATGTCAGATCTACTCATGAACTCAATAATAAACGCCATAAGCTTAGGACATTTACTTCTGCACTATCTTGGGTTTTCTGTTTTTTTGGCTGCCTCTTGTTCCATTGTGTATGCATGCTGCTTATTAGTAACTGCTAACTACAATTTTCATAGCTTTTGGTACAGACTAGATGAGGAATTGAATAGAATACATATTTTTCTCAGATTTTCTGGCAGGAGGATCCATTGGCCATTGGACTATGCTGCAGAGTCTCAGTTTGTGTCTCGCGTTGCTCACCTCAAAGAATGACACTGCAGATAAAGGTGGAAACAGTATTACTCCGATCCGGTACGGATTTATGtacaaaaaaaaagagagcaAAAGTGCTTGGCAACAAAATGGAGTTGTCATGGACTATCCATTCAGTTCAAGGAAAGAAAGCAGAAGGAAAAAGAGTGAGGTTTCATAACCTTGTTTCTTTTCAAAAAGAAAACTGATATATTTATCTCGGTGCTAACTGAACGAAACTGATGATGAAGTGAATATTTCAGATGAGAAAAGTTCAGAAATGCCATTGCTGCATATCTTTGGATCATTCACCGTGGCTTGGTATGCATTTGATGTGCGTTCCCAATTTTGCAGTATCTGTGTTCGAGGGGGTGTTTGGACAGAAATTTCTCAATTTTGTATTCTCATTGCACGGTAAGCACGTACCTGGAGAAGCCGTGGTGTCGACAGAGAAGTTGGCGAGGGGGATGACGAATGACTTGATCCTCCCCGTGCAGTACTTCGTCTTGGATGCCATCTTGGACGTGTTCTGCACACGCGCACTTCTCCCAATTTTTCACTCGGAATTTTAACTGTCGAAGAATCTGATGCCGCAACTCGCAAAATGCTTCAGCTATCGGCAGCTCCGAGTGATGCATACCTGCATGAGAAGGTAGCTCTTGCCGTCGCCGAAGTTCTTGATGACCTTGAAGCTCTGGCCGTAGTATATCTGGAACATCCTAGCGTCCTCCACCCTGGACACCGGCCCGGCCACCACGGGCGCCGGTGCGGCCTTGAGCTTTGCCGGCACGGCCACGGCCGCTAAAGCGACCGCCCACAGCGCCGCCCAGAGCAGCAGCACCTGCAAGCAGCAGCTACAACTACAGGCTACCGCCATTTGCCTGAATGTGTCTCACGAGCTCGAGGAGATCGTGAATTGTGATGGCGCCTGATAGGACGAATGAATACACGAGAGCCCGTGACCGTGCGCGGCCGTGACAGACGCGTTGGGAAGCTCTTCTTGTCACGGCGCGGAATCGGTAGGATTCCTGTGAATGCATGAATTGACGGCAGCGCATGTGCTGCGTGCTGGCGCATTGCGATACATACCTTGGATGGTTGCGTTTTGGTCGGTGATCCCTAGTCGATGATGTTCCATCCGCTCTTCAAAAAATGATGTTGTAGAACAGTAGAAATCAGATAATTAACTTTAATCGCTACTCCAAACTCTTAAAAGAAAACTCTTTTGGGTTAGCTGAGCAAGGATATTAATCTTTGAATGCTTATAAAAAAATTTCATAACACAAGATTACATTTTAAACCTTCTTTTTACCACAAGTACAGTATGAAACCGTGGTCATTTGGCGGTGTCAGGAGgagcttgtcgtgagcaaattaGGTAAAAGAAACCGTGGGCTGCACAATCCAACCCTCGCCAAATTCAAAGCCCAGAATTTCACCCTGCCCAGCCCACGAATTTGCAATCCGTACGGTGCCCCCACGGGACACGGCCCCGCTCAACAAGCCGGCGCACTAACCCTAAActaggcggcggcgcggcgtggtgaGGGAGCACCGGCAATCGTGCGTCACGCCCTGGCTTCCGCTGGTGCAGACCTCTAGAGGATAGAGCAGGCGACCACCCGCCAACCATCAAGAACCAAGGACCAGGTAAACAGCTCTTCCTCAGCTGGTcagcccctcttgatagtgatCTGGTCTTTGGGTGAATCGGCGGGTCTTACTCGATAGAATAGACGGGTGCCTGGTGTTGAATCCTTGCAAATCTGATCTGATTGTTGTTTGAATCCCCTCTAGCAATTTACTTTCTATATTCAATTGATTGAGCAGTACATGCTTCTGCCACCCATCTAATTATTCACTACCTTACTCTAAATTGGTTTGTCTAAATAGAGAGCCGCACGGAGTAGTACATGCTTCATACATGCTTAATTAGAGAATTCTGTCTATGCAATTGAATACTGAATGTGATACATAGCTTGGTTCATGTGTGGTTAGTACAAGGTAGATGTTTTGTTAGCAGAGATCCCTCCTTTATGGTTGGTTACCTGGTGTTGTTTGAGCTGGGCTTAATGGAGAGTTTAGGATGCCCATGATTTGCATCTTGCGCTGTTGTGCCAGGGTGGGGTCTGTAGACACTGGTAATCTGGTAACAAGAAGAAGTGACAAGCTTTAGCGAGTAGTTCTTGCTATACTGTTTATAATTCATTGTTTTTTGAGTGAGTGGTGTGCATTGATGCCCATGGAACTTTTCCACCTTTTGTAATTGGATCACTTGTGTCTCAGCATAATTAACCATTCCAGAACCTGATGTGCTCATTTAATTGTTAAAAAATGTTCTTTGGTTGTTACTGAAAATTTAGCATAGGGGCAAATAGAAAAATACAGTGATTAGCAGAAGTTTGCAATGGCTTTTCTGTTAAATTATATATGGCAGTTAGCTGTAGAAATTTGCTCTTTTACTGTTAGTAGTCATTTGATCCATTCCCTTAATTATGATGAACTTGTTTTTTTTGACCTTGCTCTGCTTTTGATTCACCCTCTACCCCATCACTCTGTTGCATTTTTACTACAGCTTGACAGAACATATATTCATGCATAAGCTTTAATGTCAGTTTTATGGGTATCCACGTATCTATGTAGGCTTTCAAATTTATAGCTGTATATAATTTGTTATGTCATGGATGAAACAACCTAATTACCTGACTTTTAGATTATAATAAATATTATTTTTTTCATAGCACTGTGCTAATTTCAGTTATTGGATCCCGGATTGTGAAATGCTTGCCAAAGGGAGG from Panicum hallii strain FIL2 chromosome 9, PHallii_v3.1, whole genome shotgun sequence includes:
- the LOC112873453 gene encoding uncharacterized protein LOC112873453, giving the protein MAGIKIRLAVDSSRDRVLFADAGSDFVDVLLSFLTLPVSAVQFCAGEASPGCLSSLRASVSQLRGSNLLKGDACHGMLLRPHVEESQ
- the LOC112874414 gene encoding ALA-interacting subunit 1-like isoform X1; its protein translation is MGSKASPMDPFEIRDNSKKSNKPKYSKFTQQELPACKPLLTPAIVISAFLLVGILFVPIGLASFSASQEIVELIDRYDTNCGPMTDKVGYIQDSKTNKSCTRTLTVPKHMKSPIQIYYQIGDFYQNHRRYVKSRSDKQLLYKDAAHLTKDCDPEGYSADGAPIVPCGLVAWSLFNDTYTISVNKKAIEVNKKDIAWQSDKNKKFGNDVYPRNFQNGNLIGGARLNASIPVHFSLSSNIEQEDLIVWMRTAALPTFRKLYGRIETDIMANDQITVVIQNNYNTYSFGGSKALVLSTTSWIGGKNKFIGVAYLIVGGLCLFLALVFVVLYMFKPRTLGDPSFLSWNRYTLDYPN
- the LOC112874414 gene encoding ALA-interacting subunit 1-like isoform X2, whose translation is MGSKASPMDPFEIRDNSKKSNKPKYSKFTQQELPACKPLLTPAIVISAFLLVGILFVPIGLASFSASQEIVELIDRYDTNCGPMTDKVGYIQDSKTNKSCTRTLTVPKHMKSPIQIYYQIGDFYQNHRRYVKSRSDKQLLYKDAAHLTKDCDPEGYSADGAPIVPCGLVAWSLFNDTYTISVNKKAIEVNKKDIAWQSDKNKKFGNDVYPRNFQNGNLIGGARLNASIPLSEQEDLIVWMRTAALPTFRKLYGRIETDIMANDQITVVIQNNYNTYSFGGSKALVLSTTSWIGGKNKFIGVAYLIVGGLCLFLALVFVVLYMFKPRTLGDPSFLSWNRYTLDYPN
- the LOC112874413 gene encoding uncharacterized protein LOC112874413, with amino-acid sequence MAVACSCSCCLQVLLLWAALWAVALAAVAVPAKLKAAPAPVVAGPVSRVEDARMFQIYYGQSFKVIKNFGDGKSYLLMQNTSKMASKTKYCTGRIKSFVIPLANFSVDTTASPVSFFELLGVLESLKGITSNQVASQCVLQSYTSGNTQLVNRTDAQTLSQFSAQFISNIDDDKGCNFAAYVPLEEDTPLQRAEWIKYLGTFANSEDRANAVYDAIKRNYLCLSKAAANLSTRFKPIVAWIVYTQGMWTFVKESYALQYVTDAGAEIVDATITNKRFNSSDSEDMDNFHAILCTVDVVIDQTYALEPAEYKLSTFLENINVSQDSCFSFVSNRSIWRFDKRIGVSGTLDWYDGAISQPQLVLGDLIEVFFPTGNYTTIYFRNLAKEEGVTEIGPEMCTRSMSAPMEPITLPCQ